In a single window of the Pelagibacterium sp. 26DY04 genome:
- a CDS encoding 2Fe-2S iron-sulfur cluster-binding protein, translating to MPMITFIEPDGTRREIEAEVGSTLMETAIRNGVRGIVAECGGACTCATCHVYVEDEWFGVTGGPSSMEEDMLDFAFDVRDTSRLSCQIKIRDELDGLVVKVPSRQG from the coding sequence ATGCCTATGATCACCTTCATCGAACCCGATGGCACGCGCCGCGAGATCGAAGCGGAGGTGGGATCGACCCTGATGGAAACGGCGATCCGCAACGGGGTGAGGGGGATCGTCGCCGAATGCGGGGGGGCATGCACCTGCGCGACGTGCCATGTCTATGTCGAGGATGAATGGTTCGGCGTGACCGGCGGGCCATCCTCGATGGAAGAAGACATGCTCGATTTCGCTTTCGATGTGCGCGATACCAGCCGGCTCTCATGCCAGATCAAAATCCGTGACGAGCTCGACGGGCTGGTGGTCAAGGTGCCGAGCCGGCAGGGTTAG
- a CDS encoding Hpt domain-containing protein, with the protein MVQPRLGPVLDSRRVDRTNRPLDLVFLARQTMGNRALECEVLRMFETQVALYFERVAAATDPEQITLGLHTLKGAARGVGAVALAEQAKAAEEEFAAAGRIEEETLADLGMAVSEVVGYIGAILSE; encoded by the coding sequence ATGGTGCAGCCAAGGCTTGGGCCGGTGCTCGATTCCCGGCGTGTCGACAGGACCAACAGGCCGCTCGACCTTGTATTTCTGGCCCGGCAGACAATGGGGAACCGGGCTCTGGAATGCGAAGTGCTGCGCATGTTCGAAACGCAGGTGGCGCTTTATTTCGAGCGCGTGGCTGCGGCCACCGATCCCGAGCAAATTACCCTGGGGCTTCATACACTTAAAGGTGCGGCGCGAGGCGTGGGTGCCGTGGCGCTGGCCGAGCAGGCTAAGGCGGCGGAAGAGGAGTTCGCGGCGGCCGGGCGGATCGAGGAGGAAACGCTGGCCGATCTCGGCATGGCGGTTTCCGAGGTCGTGGGCTATATCGGCGCGATCCTTTCCGAGTAG